A region of Maridesulfovibrio sp. DNA encodes the following proteins:
- a CDS encoding L-threonylcarbamoyladenylate synthase codes for MSEQEAVDIIRTGGVLVYPTETLFAVGADAMDERAANRVARIKDRPVSKPLPLIIGSIEQLDLVTETISPELLKLTRIFWPGPLSILVKAREELPSAVKDSRGYTSVRWTEHPLAASLCLKAHTPLIATSANMSGKPGTGVAEELDEELTMMVEGVFNAQPGPKGGEPSTVVEPLSGNRIKIYRDGVVSRLALARAGFVIID; via the coding sequence ATGAGTGAGCAGGAAGCTGTAGACATCATAAGAACTGGGGGAGTTTTGGTTTACCCCACGGAAACCCTTTTTGCCGTTGGCGCCGATGCCATGGACGAGAGGGCTGCAAACCGTGTTGCCCGAATAAAGGACCGCCCTGTTTCCAAACCTCTGCCTCTGATAATAGGCAGTATTGAGCAGCTTGATCTGGTTACGGAAACAATTTCTCCTGAACTTCTGAAGCTTACCCGTATTTTTTGGCCCGGTCCGCTTTCCATTCTGGTCAAAGCCCGTGAAGAGCTTCCCTCCGCCGTGAAGGATTCCAGAGGATATACTTCCGTGCGTTGGACCGAACATCCTCTGGCTGCCAGCCTTTGCCTCAAGGCCCACACTCCTCTAATTGCCACAAGTGCAAACATGAGCGGAAAGCCCGGTACCGGGGTTGCCGAAGAGCTGGATGAAGAGTTGACCATGATGGTGGAGGGCGTTTTCAATGCCCAGCCTGGTCCTAAGGGCGGAGAGCCTTCTACAGTTGTGGAGCCTTTGTCGGGAAACCGGATTAAGATTTATCGGGATGGGGTGGTCTCACGTTTGGCGCTTGCCCGTGCCGGATTTGTAATTATAGATTAA